Within Actinoplanes sp. L3-i22, the genomic segment CCGGTCGCCCAGCGGCGCGCCGTCCACCGTGACGCTGCCGGCGCGCGGGGCCAGCAGCCCAGCCATCGCACTGAGCAGGGTGGTCTTGCCGGCTCCGGAAGTTCCGGTGACGGCCAGCACCTCGCCGGGGCGGGCGGTCACGGTCACGTCGCGGAGCACCGGGTCGCCGTCGCCGTACCCCAGATCAACCGATGTCAGGTTCATGGATTCACTACCCCCGATCAACCCGGGACGCTACTACAGCCAGCCCCGCTTCTTCAGGTAGAAGTAGAGCGTGGTCGCGAGGACCACGATCAGCACCGTGCTCTGCACGAAACCCCAGGGCTGCTGATAGCCGGGATAGGGCAGGTTCTGCCCGAAGTAACCGGTCAGCGCGGTCGGTACGGCGATGATCGCGGCCCAGGCGGCGAGCTTGCGGGTGATGTCGTTGAGGATGTTGCTCTGCTCGTTGAGGTCGGCGTCGAGCAGCTCGGTGATCCGGGTCAGCGAGTGCTCGATCGACTCCAGGGCCCGCTCGGCGTGGTCCTCGACGTCGCGGTAGTACGGCCGCAGGCTGTCGTCGACCAGGTCACCGTCCGGCCGGAGGATCTCGGCGACCACGTCCTCCATCGGGGCGACCGCGCGGCGCAGCTGGGCCAGGGTGCGGCGCAGGGCGAAACCGTGCATCCGCACCGGGCGGGGCGCACCGCCCTCGCCGAGCATGGCGTCCTCGATCGTGTCCATCGCCTCGTCGATCCGCCGCGCGGCGTCGTACTGGCTGTCGACGACCACGTCGAAAAGTCCGTACAGAAGGAAATTGATTCCGCCGGAGGCGGCCAGTTCTGGATCTTGATCCCAGCGATTCGCCAGCTTCTCGACGTCGCCCTCGTCCTTGTGCACGGTGATCAGCACCCGCTTGGTGACGAAGGCGCTGATCTCCACCTTGTGCGGCTTCTCCTCCGCGTGCGGGACCGCGACCGCGTAGACGTTGACGAACAGGTGGTCCGGGTACCGGTCGAGTTTGGGCCGCTCGTGGGCGGCGAGGGCGTCCTCGATGGCCAGCGGGTGCAGGCCGTACTCGGCGCCGACGGTGGCGAGGTCCGCCGCGGTCGGCTCCAGCAGGTCGAGCCAGGCCACCGCGTCCGGATCGTCGCGCAGGTGGGCGGCGAGGTCGCCGTACCCGAAATTCTGCTCGATCACCTGGCCCCCGGAGTAGAGACGGGTCTGCGTGGGACAGGAGAGCGCGGTGGTCACCGCCCCACTATGCCCGGGCGGAAACCGGGCGGAAACCCGGCGCGGCCTACCATGAGCCGTGACTTGGCTCGATCAGCTCCTGACCGCGTTCTACACCGCCAAATGGCAGGTGACGCCGGATCAGGCGATCTACTGGCGGGAGATCGTCGGCAACGCCTTCGGCCTCGGCTCGGCGCTGTTCGGCCTGCGCCGCAGCGCGTGGGCCTGGCCGGTCGGGATCGTCGGCAACGTCCTGCTGTTCACCGTGTTCCTCGGGCAGGCGGTCGGCAACGATCAGGGCACGCCGCTCTACGGCCAGGCCGCGCGCCAGGTGTTCTTCCTGGTCACCAGCGTCTACGGCGCGTGGCGCTGGCGCCGCAACCGGCAGCTCGGCCTCGGCGCCGCGGTGCTCCCGCACTGGGCCGGGCACCGGCAGCGGCTCGTCCTGATCCCGGCCGCGCTGCTCGCGGTGGCCCTCTGCTTCGTCGTGTTCCGCCAGGTCGGCGCGGGTTTCCCGGTCCCCTGGTGGTATTACCTGGCGGACTCCTGGATCTTCGTCGGGTCGATCCTGGCGACGTACGCGATGGCCCGCGGCTGGGTCGAGTTCTGGCTCTGCTGGATCGCCGTCGACCTGGTCGGCGTCCCCGAGCTGCTGCACTTCGGCTACTACCCGTCAGCGGTGCTCTACGCGGTCTACGCCGGCTTCGTGATCTGGGGTTTCCTGGTCTGGCTGCGGATCTCCCGGCTGCCGCGCCCGCCGGTTCAGGACAAGGTGCACGCACACGCCGGCAATTAGGCCCCAGAACGCCGAGCCGACGTGTGCCACGGTCATCCCGGACGCGGTCGCCGCGAGCGTGACCAGGGCGCCCTCCCGGGCCGGCCGGTCGTCGAGCGCGCCGGCCAGACTGGCCAGCAGCGCGCCGAGCAGGGCCACCCCGCAGACCGCCGCGACCAGCGGCTTCGGCAGCGCGGTGAAGAAGCCGACCAGGCCCGTCCCGAGGAAACCGCAGAGCAGGTAGAAGAAGCCACAGGCGACGCCGGCGACGTACCGTAAGCGGGGGTTGGGGTGTGCTTGTTCGCCGGTGCAGATCGCCGCGGTGATCGCGGCGAGGTTGATGCCATGACTGCCGAACGGCGCGAGCAGCACCGAGACGACCCCGGTGCTGCCCAGCAGCAGTCGATCGTCCGGTTGATACCCGCTCACCCGCAGCACGGCCAGGCCCGGCGCGTTCTGCCCGGCCATCGTCACGATCAGCAGCGGCAGACCGACGCTGACCAGCGCGGACCAGTTCAGCGTCGGCACCGTCAGATGCGGCAGGGTCAGCTCCGCGGAGACCCCGCCGAGGTGCAGCTCACGCTGGAGCGCGGCGACCAGCGAGCCGGCGCCCAGCGCCAGCAGCACCGCGTAGTTCGGCAAAAATCGCCGGCCCAGGAAGTACGCCACCAGCACCGACCCGACCACCGCGGGCGCGCCCGGGAGCTGCCGGAACGCGTCCAGCGCGAACGGCAGCAGGATGCCGGCCAGCATCGCCGAGATGATCCCCTGCGGAACCTTCGCGAGGATCCGGCCGAACAGCCCGGAGAAACCTAGGATCGTCATCCCGACCGCGGCGAACAGGAACGCGCCGACGGCGTCCGAGTACTTGTAGGCGCTCAGCGAGCCGACCAGCAGCGCCGCACCCGGCGTCGAGAAGGCGGTGATCACCGGCATCTTCGTGACCAGGCTCAACACAAGTCCGGACAGGCCGCTGCCGATGGCGATGGCCCAGACCCACGAGGTGGTCTGGGCCTCGGTCAGGTGCGCGGCCGACGCGGCGGTGAGGACCACCGCGAACGGGCCGGAGAACGAGACCAGGACGGCGACGAGTCCCGCCACGATTGCGCTTGGTTTCACCTCAGGAGTCGACCACGGGTGGCCGACTCCTGAGGACCCGCCTGTCAGACCATCTCAAGCACAGGGACCACGGTGTCCTGCTCGATCGGCTTCGCCTTGCGCAGCATCCAGAGGCTGAGCGGGACCCCGACCAGGATCAGGATCGCGGCGACCACCATCGCCCACTGGTAACCGACCAGGTAGCGGTGCAGTTCGGTGCCGGTCGAGGCGCCGGCCCGGTTGCTCAGGATCGCGCCCAGCACGGTCACCCCGAGCAGGCCGAAGACCTCGCGGGAGACGTTCAGCATGCCGGAGGCGATGCCGGCCCGCTCGCTCGGCAGCGCGCCGAGCACCACGTTGCTCAGCGGGATCAGCAGACCGCCGCCGACGCCGTAGAGGGCGAACCAGGGCAGCAGGTCGAGGTAGTGGGTGCCCTCGCCGTACTGGGCGATCCCGAGGATCGAGCCGCCCATCACCAGAAGACCGAAAGCGGTCACCCGGGCCACGCCGAAGCGGGCCTCCAGACGCGGGGCCAGGACGGCGCCGACCGCGGTGATCAGTGCGAGCGGCACGAAGCCGGCGCCCGCCTCGGTCGGCGAGAAGCCGAGCACGTTCTGCAGGTAGATCGCCATGTAGAAGTAGATGCCGAAGACCCCGAAGGCCCACAACCCCATGGCCAGCAGACCGCCCGTGAACATGCGCAAGCGGAAGAAGGCCAAATTCACCATCGAGTCCTCGGTACGGCTCTGCTGCACCACAAACGCAGTGGCAGCCACCGCCGCGACCGCGAACGATCCCAGGATCAGTCCGGAGGTCCAGCCCTTGGCGTCGCCCTCGATCAGGGCGTAGGTGAGCGCGAACAGCGCGACCGAGGACGTGACCAGGCCGATCGGGTCCATCTTTTTAAAAACGGATTTTTCGTGATTCTTAGTGATGCCGCGCGGCATGGTGATCATCGCGAGCGCGAACGTCGCCACGCCGATCGGCAGGTTGATCAGGAAGATCCAGCCCCACGAGACGTGCTCGGCGAGCACCCCGCCGGTCAGCGGGCCGACCGCGAGGGCGAGCGCGCCGACCGCGCCCCAGATGCCGATCGCGGTGCCGCGCTCCTTCGGGTCCGGGAAGAGCTCCTGGATCAGCGCGAGCGCCGCGGGGGACAGCAGCGCGGCGCCGATGCCCTGCAGCGCCCGGGCGCCGATCAGCAGCTCCTGGCCGCCGGCCAGACCGGCCGCGAGCGAGGCGACCGTGAAGATCCCCAGCCCGGAGAGGAAGACCACCCGGTGGCCGACCACGTCGCCGAGGCGGCCACCGGCCAGCAGCAGACCGGCGAAGACCAGGATGTACGCGCTGGTGATCCACTCCAGGCCGGAGATGCTCAGGCCCAGCTCCCGCTGAATGCTCGGCAACGCCACGTTCACCACGTTGTTGTCCAGGTACGTCATGAAGGTGCCGAGCGCCACCGCGACCAGCGCCCACCACCGACGGTTCTTCTCCATCGCTCCCCCTACGCCTTCGCTTGTACAGCGTACTTGTACGACGTACATGTACCTCGTACATGAGACCTGTACGTTGTATGGTTGTCAAGTGACTCCAGCGGAACGACTCAGCAAGGCGACCGTCGCCGAGCGCGCCCTGCGCCTCGCCGACGAGGAGGGCCTGGACGCCATCACCATCCGACGCCTGGCCAAGGAGCTGGGCGTCACCCCGATGGCGCTGTACTGGCATTTCAAGAACAAGGACGAGCTGCTGCTCGGGGTCGTCGACTACGTGCTCAGCGACGTCCGGTCGGACCGGACGGCCGGCGATCCGTGGCAGAAACAGCTCCGCGCGATCCTGGAGACTGTGATCGGCGTCATGCGCGCGCACCCGTCGCTGCCGGACCTGCTGCACTCCACCGACAAGACCCAGACGCCCAACTTCACCCGCGCGACCAACGACACGCTGGCCCTGCTCGGCGCCGCGGGGTTCGACGTCGAGGAGTCGTACTGGATCGCGATGTACCTGCTGAACGGCGCGATGGGGCTGGTCGGCGGCCAGCCGGACTGCCCGGCGAGCGTCCCGGCCGACCAGGCCGACGAGTGGCGCCGGCAGAAACGCGTCCAGCTGGAATGCCTGCCGGCCGACCGGTTCCCGATGATGATCGAGTTCGCCAAGACGTACCGGCGGGCGCCGGACGTCGAGCGGTACTACGCGTTCGGGCTGGACCTGCTGATCTCCGGGGTGGAGTCGATGGCGGAACGCCGCCCTTGATCTTCGTCCGCTCTTAACCCCGGCTGCCCCGGCGATCCACCCGCTGCCGATTGGCTGGATCGTCATGCGGGGGACACAAACACTGACGGCAGCCGTTCTGTGCGTCGTGACAGCCATGTCGTACGAATCGCCGGCCTACGCCGGCACGGCCACCCAGCTCACCGGAGGCGGTGACACGGTCGCCGCCACCGCGGTCGATCAATGGGCGGCCGAACTCGGCATGACCGGGCTCCGGATCAACTACAACGGTGTCGGCTCGCGGGCCGGCCTGACCCAGTTCGGCAGCGACCTGACCGATTTCGCGGTCACCGACGTTCCGTTCGACACACCGCCGGCGCGACCGTTCGCCTACGTGCCGATGGTCGGCGACGCGGTCGACCTGGCGTACACCGTGACCGCCGGAGGACGGCGCCTGACCGATCTACGGCTGTCCGAGCCGGCCCTCGCCGGGATCTTCACCGGAACCATCACCCGATGGAACGACCCGGCGATCGCCGCCGACAACCCCGGCGTGGCGCTGCCCGGCGAGGTGATCCGTCCGGTGATCCGATCCGACGCCAACGGCACCACGCTCGCGTTCACCTCCTGGCTGGCGGCGCGCCGCCCGGCCGCCTGGGCCGACTACTGCGGCCGGGCCGGGCAGACCACGCCCTGCGGGCCGACCAGCCTCTATCCGTACGCCGGGGGCGACTTCACCGCGCTGGCCGGAGCCCAGAACAGCGCCGGCTTCGCCCGGGAGACCGAGGGCGCGATCGCGTACGTCGACCACCACACCGCCCGGGCGATCGGCAACCGGGTCGCCCGGATCGGCAACGCCGCCGGCATCCCCACGGCCCCGGCCGCGACAAGCATCGCGATCGGACTCACCCGGGCCGGCGTCGCCACCGACGGGACGGCCGATCTCCAGCCGGTCTACGCCAACCCGGACCCGCGGGCCTATCCCCTGGCCTACTACCACTCCCTGGTCGTACCCACCGCTACCAGCGCCCGGTTCCCCGCGGCGGCCGGCGGCGCCCTGACCCGCTTCGGCGGCTTCGCGATCTGCGCCGGGCAGGAACAGGTCGACCAACTCGGGTATGCGCCGCTCCCGATCAACCTGACCAGGGCGGCCATCGACCGGCTCGGCCGGGTGCCCGGCGCCGACCCGGCCGCGCTGCAGCTCTCGACCTGCGCCAACCCGACGTTCCGGCCGGACGGGACCACGATCCTGGACACCGCGCCGTACCCGCCGTCGCCGGACCTCACCGAGCTGATCACCACGACCGTGGAGGCCGGCACACTCACCGTCTCGGTCGAGACCGGGGACGTCGTGCTGCCCGCTCCGGTCCTCACCGCGGACGGCGAAGCACTCACCACCTCCGGCGACATCCGGACGGTCACGGTCACCGACACCCGCGCCGGCAACCCCGGATGGAACGTCAGCGGCCAGATCACCGACTTCACCGACGGTGCCGCGCACACCATCCCGGCCGAGCGCCTCGCCTGGACCCCGGCGGTGGTCGACCACCTGCCGTTCCAGCACGTGACGGCCGGGCCGGGCGCCGTGCTGGGCCGGCCCGCCACGCTCGGCTCCGGCGACAACGGCACCGCCCGGCTGGGCGCGCATATCGTCCTGAACGCGCCGACCGAGACCCTGCCCGGCACTTACTCGGCCCTGCTGACCTTCACGGCCATCTAGCATCGGACCTCGGAACATGACGTTCATGGAGGAGGTCCGATGCGGCAGGCGCAGCGGCTGAAGAGTGTCCGGTACGACATCCGCGGCCCGGTGCTGAAGCGCGCCCAGGAACTGGAGGCCGCCGGCCACCGGATCCTCAAGCTCAACCTGGGCAACCCGGCGCCGTGGGGCCTGGCCACGCCCGAGCCGATCGTCGCCGACGTGGTGCAGAACATCGTGGCCGCTCAGGGCTACAGCGACGCGCGCGGCATCTACTCCGCCCGGGTCGCCGTCGCCCAGCACTACCAGACCCTCGGCGTGCCGAGCGTCCAGCCGGACGACGTGCTGCTCGGCAACGGGGTCTCCGAGCTGATCGTGATGGTGCTGCAGGCGCTGCTGGACACCGGCGACGAGGTGCTGGTGCCGAGCCCGGACTATCCGCTCTGGACCGGCGCGGTCAACCTGTGCAGCGGCCGGGCGGTGCACTACCGCTGCGACGAGAGCGCGGACTGGGCCCCGGACCTGGAACACATCGAGTCCCGGATCACCGACCGCACCCGCGCCCTCGTGGTGATCAACCCGAACAACCCGACCGGCGCGGTCTACTCCAAGGACATCCTGCTCGGCATGATCGAGCTCGCCCGCAAACACGGCCTGCTGATCTTCGCCGACGAAATCTACGACAAGATTGTGTACGACGGAGCCACGCACCACACGCTCGCCGCCCTCGCGCCGGACGTGCCGGTGGTCAGCATGGGCGGCCTGTCGAAGGTCTACCGGGCCGCCGGCTTCCGCTCCGGCTGGCTCGCGACCAGCGGTTTCAACAGCCCCGACTCGGACTACCTGGACGGGCTCCAGCTGCTCGCCAACATGCGCGTCTGCCCGAACGTCCCGGCCCAGCACGCGATCCAGACCGCACTCGGCGGCTACCAGAGCATCGACGAGCTGACCCGCCCCGGCGGCCGCCTCCTCGAACAGCGCGACCACGCCTGGCGCGCCCTGGTCGACATCCCCGGCGTCGACTGCGTGAAGCCGGCCGGCGCCCTCTACCTCTTCGCCCGCCTCGACCCGGCCATCCACAAGATTCACGACGACGAACGCCTGGTCATCGACCTGCTCGAACAGCAGCACCTGCTGATCTCCCACGGCTCCGGCTTCAACCTCGACACCCCGGACCACCTCCGCCTGGTCTTCCTGGCCCCCACCGACGTCCTCACCGACGCCACCACCCGAATCCGAACCTTCCTCTCCACCTACCACCAGTAGCCCCGCCGGCCGCTCCCCGCCGGCCGCTCCCCACCGTTCCCGCCCGGCCGCTCCCCGCCGTTCCCGCCCGGCCGCTGCCCGCCAGGTGGCGCCACACCCTGCCCAGACGACCCCGCGCGGCCGCGCCACCCCACACCGCGGCCTGCCGTTCCACGGCGATGGCCTGCCAGGCGGCGGGGCTGCCAGGCCATGCCCCGCGTGGCGACCCAGCGCGGGGCATGGCCTGGCCGCGCCTGGCCCCTCACACCCGCCGCGCCGAGGACGCCTATTCCACAGGCGTGAAGCCCGCACCCGCCGACCGGGCTCGCGCACCACCGCGCCCGGGCAGCTCGCGCGGGCCGGCTTCACCCTGGCTGGGTCAGCTTCGGCCCGGTCAGGTTGTTGTCCCGGACCCAGTTGGTGATCGCGACCC encodes:
- a CDS encoding magnesium transporter CorA family protein, which gives rise to MTTALSCPTQTRLYSGGQVIEQNFGYGDLAAHLRDDPDAVAWLDLLEPTAADLATVGAEYGLHPLAIEDALAAHERPKLDRYPDHLFVNVYAVAVPHAEEKPHKVEISAFVTKRVLITVHKDEGDVEKLANRWDQDPELAASGGINFLLYGLFDVVVDSQYDAARRIDEAMDTIEDAMLGEGGAPRPVRMHGFALRRTLAQLRRAVAPMEDVVAEILRPDGDLVDDSLRPYYRDVEDHAERALESIEHSLTRITELLDADLNEQSNILNDITRKLAAWAAIIAVPTALTGYFGQNLPYPGYQQPWGFVQSTVLIVVLATTLYFYLKKRGWL
- a CDS encoding nicotinamide mononucleotide transporter family protein: MTWLDQLLTAFYTAKWQVTPDQAIYWREIVGNAFGLGSALFGLRRSAWAWPVGIVGNVLLFTVFLGQAVGNDQGTPLYGQAARQVFFLVTSVYGAWRWRRNRQLGLGAAVLPHWAGHRQRLVLIPAALLAVALCFVVFRQVGAGFPVPWWYYLADSWIFVGSILATYAMARGWVEFWLCWIAVDLVGVPELLHFGYYPSAVLYAVYAGFVIWGFLVWLRISRLPRPPVQDKVHAHAGN
- a CDS encoding MFS transporter, giving the protein MEKNRRWWALVAVALGTFMTYLDNNVVNVALPSIQRELGLSISGLEWITSAYILVFAGLLLAGGRLGDVVGHRVVFLSGLGIFTVASLAAGLAGGQELLIGARALQGIGAALLSPAALALIQELFPDPKERGTAIGIWGAVGALALAVGPLTGGVLAEHVSWGWIFLINLPIGVATFALAMITMPRGITKNHEKSVFKKMDPIGLVTSSVALFALTYALIEGDAKGWTSGLILGSFAVAAVAATAFVVQQSRTEDSMVNLAFFRLRMFTGGLLAMGLWAFGVFGIYFYMAIYLQNVLGFSPTEAGAGFVPLALITAVGAVLAPRLEARFGVARVTAFGLLVMGGSILGIAQYGEGTHYLDLLPWFALYGVGGGLLIPLSNVVLGALPSERAGIASGMLNVSREVFGLLGVTVLGAILSNRAGASTGTELHRYLVGYQWAMVVAAILILVGVPLSLWMLRKAKPIEQDTVVPVLEMV
- a CDS encoding TetR family transcriptional regulator, with translation MTPAERLSKATVAERALRLADEEGLDAITIRRLAKELGVTPMALYWHFKNKDELLLGVVDYVLSDVRSDRTAGDPWQKQLRAILETVIGVMRAHPSLPDLLHSTDKTQTPNFTRATNDTLALLGAAGFDVEESYWIAMYLLNGAMGLVGGQPDCPASVPADQADEWRRQKRVQLECLPADRFPMMIEFAKTYRRAPDVERYYAFGLDLLISGVESMAERRP
- a CDS encoding substrate-binding domain-containing protein; this encodes MSYESPAYAGTATQLTGGGDTVAATAVDQWAAELGMTGLRINYNGVGSRAGLTQFGSDLTDFAVTDVPFDTPPARPFAYVPMVGDAVDLAYTVTAGGRRLTDLRLSEPALAGIFTGTITRWNDPAIAADNPGVALPGEVIRPVIRSDANGTTLAFTSWLAARRPAAWADYCGRAGQTTPCGPTSLYPYAGGDFTALAGAQNSAGFARETEGAIAYVDHHTARAIGNRVARIGNAAGIPTAPAATSIAIGLTRAGVATDGTADLQPVYANPDPRAYPLAYYHSLVVPTATSARFPAAAGGALTRFGGFAICAGQEQVDQLGYAPLPINLTRAAIDRLGRVPGADPAALQLSTCANPTFRPDGTTILDTAPYPPSPDLTELITTTVEAGTLTVSVETGDVVLPAPVLTADGEALTTSGDIRTVTVTDTRAGNPGWNVSGQITDFTDGAAHTIPAERLAWTPAVVDHLPFQHVTAGPGAVLGRPATLGSGDNGTARLGAHIVLNAPTETLPGTYSALLTFTAI
- a CDS encoding pyridoxal phosphate-dependent aminotransferase, which codes for MRQAQRLKSVRYDIRGPVLKRAQELEAAGHRILKLNLGNPAPWGLATPEPIVADVVQNIVAAQGYSDARGIYSARVAVAQHYQTLGVPSVQPDDVLLGNGVSELIVMVLQALLDTGDEVLVPSPDYPLWTGAVNLCSGRAVHYRCDESADWAPDLEHIESRITDRTRALVVINPNNPTGAVYSKDILLGMIELARKHGLLIFADEIYDKIVYDGATHHTLAALAPDVPVVSMGGLSKVYRAAGFRSGWLATSGFNSPDSDYLDGLQLLANMRVCPNVPAQHAIQTALGGYQSIDELTRPGGRLLEQRDHAWRALVDIPGVDCVKPAGALYLFARLDPAIHKIHDDERLVIDLLEQQHLLISHGSGFNLDTPDHLRLVFLAPTDVLTDATTRIRTFLSTYHQ